A window of the Vibrio fluvialis genome harbors these coding sequences:
- a CDS encoding DUF1289 domain-containing protein — MEQLEFFQVPSPCVGVCTVDDRGYCRGCMRKREERFRWLEMTPAEQLHVIQLCRQRYRRKVLAARKAAETEIEPNNPQQELF, encoded by the coding sequence ATGGAGCAACTTGAGTTTTTCCAAGTCCCGAGCCCGTGTGTCGGCGTTTGTACGGTTGACGACAGGGGATATTGCCGTGGCTGCATGCGCAAAAGGGAAGAGCGGTTTCGCTGGCTGGAGATGACGCCGGCTGAGCAGTTGCACGTGATTCAGTTGTGTCGCCAGCGGTATCGAAGAAAAGTACTTGCGGCGAGGAAGGCGGCGGAAACAGAGATTGAACCCAATAATCCGCAACAGGAATTGTTTTAA
- a CDS encoding ABC transporter permease, which produces MNSLYRIKAVMVKEFRQLSRDRITFGMVVMIPLIQLILFGFAINTDVRNIPVAVVDQSQSTFGRLLTESIKVSQVVNVTQAYTTADQAQQAIASGEVRAALVLPKDLTQRVQEGRELGQWIVDGSDTMIAGAISGLKNMPLQDFDFKIKPAATPTFEITLFYNPSRRAAVNIVPGLLGVILTMTMILFTSAAIVRERERGNLELLITTPVHSIELMIAKIVPYIFVGLIQVFIILGLGHAIFDVPINGSLSQILFGTLLFISASLTLGLMISTVASTQLQAMQMTVFILLPSILLSGFMFPYEGMPVAAQWISEVLPATHFMRLIRGIVLRGADLADLWKDTVWLAGFTVLGLFVASMRFKKSLD; this is translated from the coding sequence ATGAACTCGCTCTATCGCATTAAAGCCGTCATGGTGAAAGAGTTTCGCCAGTTATCACGCGATCGCATCACTTTCGGTATGGTGGTGATGATTCCGCTCATCCAGCTGATTTTGTTTGGCTTTGCCATCAACACCGATGTTCGAAACATTCCGGTGGCAGTGGTTGATCAAAGCCAATCCACATTTGGCCGCCTGCTGACAGAATCGATTAAAGTGAGCCAAGTGGTCAATGTGACTCAGGCTTACACGACCGCAGATCAAGCGCAGCAAGCGATTGCCAGTGGCGAAGTCCGCGCCGCGCTGGTTCTGCCGAAAGATTTAACTCAGCGGGTGCAAGAAGGTCGTGAGCTTGGTCAATGGATTGTGGACGGTTCAGATACCATGATTGCGGGCGCTATTTCAGGTCTTAAAAACATGCCGTTGCAGGATTTCGATTTTAAAATCAAACCCGCAGCCACACCGACCTTTGAGATTACTCTGTTCTACAACCCCAGTCGGCGCGCGGCAGTTAATATCGTGCCTGGGCTGCTCGGCGTAATCCTGACCATGACTATGATTCTGTTTACCAGTGCAGCCATCGTACGTGAACGTGAACGTGGCAATCTGGAACTACTGATTACAACGCCAGTGCATTCTATAGAACTGATGATAGCTAAAATCGTTCCGTATATTTTTGTCGGTCTGATTCAGGTGTTCATCATTCTGGGGTTGGGGCATGCAATTTTCGATGTACCGATTAATGGTTCGCTGAGTCAGATTCTGTTTGGCACTTTACTGTTTATTTCCGCCAGTCTGACGCTGGGCCTGATGATTTCGACAGTCGCCAGTACACAGTTGCAAGCGATGCAGATGACGGTGTTTATTCTGCTGCCATCCATTTTGCTGTCTGGCTTCATGTTCCCTTACGAAGGCATGCCAGTCGCGGCGCAGTGGATATCTGAAGTTCTGCCTGCTACGCACTTTATGCGCCTGATTCGCGGGATTGTGCTGCGCGGCGCTGATCTCGCCGACTTATGGAAAGATACAGTGTGGCTGGCGGGATTCACCGTATTGGGACTGTTTGTCGCCTCAATGCGCTTTAAAAAGTCACTCGACTAG
- a CDS encoding ABC transporter ATP-binding protein — MSDLAIHAQNVMKKFGDFTAIEGINLSVPKGSIYGFLGPNGCGKSTTIRVLTGLLSPTEGQVNVLGLDIPRQSEALRLKIGYMTQKFSLYDDLSVQENLQFIGQIFGMNRKELNARADEQLKTYGLDERRKQRVGGMSGGQKQRLALAAATMHRPELLFLDEPTSAVDPENRREFWEQLFDLSSQGTTILVTTHYMDEAERCHRLAIMEAGEIRADDEPEKLMQQMGVTVVEVKAPHLRKLKEVLLTKPEVRSAAQLGIRLRVLIHRQVQDPIAWLRQTNPDLAHAEMTIARPSLEDVFVTVTGKGRQ; from the coding sequence ATGAGCGATCTCGCCATTCACGCGCAGAACGTGATGAAAAAATTCGGTGACTTCACCGCCATCGAAGGCATTAATCTCAGTGTGCCGAAAGGCAGTATCTACGGCTTTCTGGGACCTAACGGCTGTGGTAAATCGACCACCATTCGAGTGCTGACCGGGCTATTGAGCCCAACGGAAGGTCAGGTAAACGTATTAGGGCTGGATATTCCCCGTCAATCTGAAGCTTTGCGGCTGAAGATTGGTTACATGACCCAGAAGTTTTCACTGTACGACGATCTTAGCGTGCAAGAAAACCTGCAATTCATTGGCCAGATTTTTGGCATGAACCGCAAGGAACTCAACGCCAGAGCTGACGAACAATTGAAAACGTATGGATTGGATGAACGCCGTAAACAACGCGTCGGCGGAATGAGCGGTGGTCAGAAACAGCGTTTGGCGCTGGCGGCGGCGACCATGCATCGCCCTGAACTGCTGTTCCTTGATGAACCGACGTCAGCGGTCGATCCGGAAAACCGCCGTGAATTCTGGGAACAGTTGTTTGACCTCTCCTCACAAGGCACCACCATTCTGGTGACAACACACTACATGGATGAAGCCGAACGCTGTCATCGGCTCGCGATTATGGAAGCCGGTGAAATTCGTGCCGATGATGAACCAGAAAAACTGATGCAGCAAATGGGCGTAACGGTCGTGGAAGTGAAAGCGCCACATTTGCGTAAGCTCAAAGAAGTTTTGCTCACCAAGCCAGAAGTGCGCTCCGCCGCGCAACTGGGCATTCGTCTGCGTGTATTAATCCATCGTCAAGTTCAGGACCCGATTGCCTGGCTACGCCAAACCAATCCAGACTTAGCGCACGCCGAAATGACGATTGCGCGCCCGAGCCTGGAAGATGTTTTTGTTACCGTGACAGGGAAAGGCCGCCAATGA
- a CDS encoding HlyD family secretion protein yields MKRGLTLSLLILLLSGCSQDSENQALGTLERDRVTFSATSNEIIRQLPITEGSEVHVGDVLVKLDDASQQAMVAQAIAQRAKAAAYLAKLTNGERPEDIAVAQARVSRATAQLTEAEKSFRRVSELVSKRLISQSEKDSAVSVRDSARAELDSAKEEFAKLTAGARIEDIEQAKAELAAAEANVTLQQQKLSELTIVATRNGILDNLPYNLGERVSVGSIVAVVQADSVPYARVYVPERFRAQFTAGKTVTVHVDGVADSYQGAVRWVANEPSFTPYYALTENERARLMYLAEVDLPNSAKSLPSGIPAQVDLP; encoded by the coding sequence ATGAAACGGGGTTTAACACTGTCGCTTCTCATTCTGCTGCTCTCCGGCTGCAGTCAGGACTCAGAGAATCAAGCCCTTGGCACGCTAGAACGCGATCGGGTGACCTTCTCTGCCACCAGCAACGAAATCATTCGCCAACTACCTATTACAGAGGGCAGCGAAGTGCATGTTGGTGATGTGCTGGTAAAACTCGATGATGCCAGTCAGCAGGCCATGGTGGCGCAAGCCATCGCACAGCGAGCCAAAGCGGCCGCGTATCTGGCCAAACTCACCAATGGTGAACGTCCGGAAGATATCGCAGTAGCGCAAGCTCGCGTATCCCGTGCCACGGCGCAGCTTACGGAAGCAGAAAAAAGCTTTCGCCGCGTCTCGGAACTGGTATCAAAACGTTTAATCAGTCAGTCCGAAAAAGACAGTGCTGTGTCGGTACGAGATTCTGCCCGCGCTGAGCTCGATTCGGCCAAAGAAGAATTTGCCAAGCTTACCGCTGGAGCACGTATTGAAGATATTGAGCAAGCGAAAGCCGAACTGGCCGCCGCAGAGGCGAACGTGACACTACAGCAACAGAAACTCAGTGAGCTGACGATTGTGGCTACCCGTAACGGCATTCTCGACAACCTGCCCTACAACCTTGGTGAACGCGTCTCGGTAGGCAGCATCGTGGCCGTGGTGCAAGCCGACAGCGTGCCGTACGCCCGAGTGTATGTCCCCGAGCGTTTTCGCGCTCAGTTTACCGCTGGTAAAACAGTGACGGTGCATGTCGATGGCGTTGCCGACAGCTATCAGGGTGCGGTTCGCTGGGTAGCTAACGAACCCTCGTTTACTCCGTATTACGCGCTGACTGAAAACGAGCGTGCGCGCCTGATGTATCTTGCTGAAGTGGACCTGCCTAACTCGGCGAAGTCTCTGCCTTCCGGGATTCCGGCACAAGTTGATTTGCCGTAG
- a CDS encoding aromatic amino acid transport family protein, whose translation MKESQEVLDFSVSKTTTSWNKHDTHWLLSLFGTAVGAGILFLPINIGLGGFWPLVLMAVLAFPMTYLAHRGLARFVLSSERSNADFTDVVEEHFGAKAGRLISLLYFLSIFPILLIYGVGLTNTVDSFLVNQAQMSSPPRELLSGALVFSLIAIMLGGEKIMLRAFAAMVYPLAAILAALSFYLIPFWTMPSLAMPALSDFTQTVWLAVPVVVFSFSHAAAISSFANIQRRHYKDNAVVKSEQILKRTSIMLIAFVLLFVFSCVLALSPEQLIEAKSQNVSVLSYLANATHNPFIAALGPLVAFVAITSSFLGHFLGARESLNGLITKHSRLSARSADKIGIAFMFVAIWFAAVMNPSILGMMEALSGPVIAMILFIMPMIAVYRVKALHAYKQRLSTYFVLFVGVLAVSALLFSLTR comes from the coding sequence GTGAAAGAATCTCAAGAAGTTTTAGATTTTAGCGTTTCTAAAACCACAACATCCTGGAATAAACACGATACTCACTGGCTACTCAGCCTGTTTGGCACCGCGGTCGGGGCTGGTATTCTGTTCCTTCCAATCAATATCGGCTTAGGTGGATTCTGGCCATTGGTTTTGATGGCGGTGTTGGCTTTCCCTATGACTTACCTCGCGCATCGAGGGCTGGCGCGCTTTGTTCTTTCTTCTGAGCGTTCAAACGCAGACTTTACCGATGTGGTCGAAGAACACTTCGGCGCCAAAGCTGGTCGCTTGATCTCCCTGCTCTATTTCTTGTCTATTTTCCCAATTCTGCTGATTTACGGTGTTGGTCTCACTAACACGGTCGACAGTTTTCTCGTCAATCAGGCTCAAATGAGCAGTCCACCAAGAGAATTGCTGTCAGGTGCACTGGTATTCAGCCTGATCGCCATTATGCTTGGCGGAGAGAAGATCATGCTGCGCGCCTTTGCCGCCATGGTTTACCCGCTTGCCGCCATACTTGCAGCACTCTCTTTTTACCTCATTCCGTTTTGGACGATGCCATCTCTGGCAATGCCTGCGCTCAGCGATTTCACCCAAACGGTTTGGCTCGCAGTGCCAGTGGTCGTATTTTCATTCAGTCATGCGGCGGCGATTTCAAGCTTTGCCAACATTCAGCGCCGCCACTATAAAGACAACGCGGTTGTCAAATCTGAGCAAATCCTTAAACGCACCAGCATCATGTTGATCGCATTCGTATTGCTGTTTGTGTTTTCTTGCGTCCTGGCGTTGTCACCCGAGCAGTTGATTGAAGCTAAATCGCAGAATGTTTCGGTGTTGTCTTATCTGGCAAACGCAACCCACAATCCTTTTATTGCAGCGCTCGGTCCTTTGGTCGCATTTGTTGCCATCACCTCGTCCTTTCTGGGACATTTCCTTGGCGCGCGTGAAAGCTTAAACGGGCTAATCACCAAACACAGTCGTCTCTCTGCACGCAGCGCTGACAAAATTGGCATTGCATTCATGTTTGTGGCGATTTGGTTTGCGGCGGTAATGAACCCAAGCATTCTCGGGATGATGGAAGCGCTATCCGGGCCCGTCATCGCGATGATTCTGTTTATCATGCCGATGATTGCTGTCTATCGAGTGAAAGCGCTACACGCCTACAAGCAGCGTTTAAGTACCTACTTTGTGCTGTTTGTCGGGGTACTGGCGGTATCCGCTTTACTGTTTAGCCTGACGCGCTAA
- a CDS encoding DMT family transporter, which yields MFANLRAEIILVLTTLLAAAGWVFSKQAIQGLPPFGFIGLRFVTASLILLPFCLPALRKASLGDMLRSMGVGVFLGGSIFCWIYAISISDTLGEGAFIMSLSMLFVPLVAWPLFGNKPSRAFWMSLPIAVVGLFLLAWNGEWNVAASQLWFLLAAVGLALHFNFNSQYSAKLPPMLLTTLQLFATGCLGLLLSYFVEAWPQEVSGETWKWFVLSVLLATSLRYLMQTVGQKHANPTNAAILMLLEPVWTLLLSVWIYSESMPLNKIIGCVLLLGSLLLYRMSNIRR from the coding sequence ATGTTTGCTAACCTGCGTGCCGAAATCATTCTCGTCCTGACTACACTGCTTGCCGCAGCGGGATGGGTATTCTCTAAACAAGCCATTCAAGGGCTGCCTCCTTTTGGTTTTATCGGTCTTCGATTCGTGACAGCGTCACTTATTCTATTGCCTTTTTGCTTGCCTGCACTACGCAAAGCCTCGCTAGGCGATATGCTCCGTTCTATGGGGGTAGGTGTATTTCTGGGTGGATCTATCTTTTGCTGGATCTACGCGATTTCCATCAGTGACACTCTTGGCGAAGGGGCCTTTATTATGAGCCTGTCGATGTTGTTTGTGCCGCTGGTAGCTTGGCCGTTGTTCGGGAACAAACCCAGCCGGGCGTTTTGGATGTCATTGCCAATTGCTGTGGTCGGTTTGTTTTTACTTGCTTGGAACGGTGAGTGGAATGTTGCCGCCAGCCAGTTATGGTTTCTACTTGCTGCGGTTGGACTCGCGCTGCATTTCAACTTCAATAGCCAATACTCCGCTAAATTGCCACCAATGTTGTTGACCACGTTACAGCTTTTCGCGACAGGTTGTCTTGGGTTGCTCCTGTCCTATTTTGTTGAAGCCTGGCCACAAGAGGTGAGTGGTGAAACTTGGAAATGGTTTGTACTCAGTGTTCTGCTGGCAACCAGTCTTCGCTACCTGATGCAGACGGTCGGGCAAAAACATGCTAACCCAACCAACGCCGCCATTCTGATGCTGCTTGAACCCGTTTGGACCCTATTGCTCAGTGTTTGGATTTACAGTGAATCAATGCCACTGAACAAAATTATCGGTTGTGTGTTGTTGCTCGGTTCATTGCTGCTATACCGTATGAGCAACATTCGACGCTAA
- a CDS encoding YdhR family protein, whose amino-acid sequence MAVILYVRIKSGLDPDELERRALERKPRFKEIPGLIQKVYGRDPQTGEVCGIYFFKDLPSMQAFKETELAKTIPSAYEALDVRREVYELMFPLYEERGPF is encoded by the coding sequence ATGGCTGTGATTTTATATGTGCGGATTAAGTCTGGATTGGATCCCGATGAGCTGGAAAGAAGGGCTCTTGAGCGTAAACCTCGGTTTAAAGAAATCCCTGGATTGATACAAAAGGTTTATGGTCGCGACCCGCAAACTGGCGAGGTGTGTGGTATCTATTTCTTCAAAGATCTGCCATCCATGCAAGCCTTCAAAGAGACTGAACTGGCAAAAACCATCCCATCAGCTTATGAAGCGCTAGACGTGAGAAGGGAGGTGTATGAGCTTATGTTCCCGCTTTATGAAGAGCGCGGGCCTTTTTAG
- a CDS encoding sensor domain-containing diguanylate cyclase → MPAERKFDPLTLSEFEKGYHINLPAEFIHALSAAPSLQEVLDTVSQWIHRLFDAERASITLQDGSEYLKLYSISGNKAIPLDFPVPIAQTFVGRAFSERTLIICDDLAQSDELDCIMLSQFGMKTCMDAPLLCGNQCLGTLNVAHNQTSYYSETEALELQCLANWIALNINLRLQVMELNQLASTDHLTSAPNRRVFTKEIQHALAQFHSDGASFFLGLMDIDHFKILNDQYGHNAGDYVLKQVVGISSALLGSDGHLSRIGGEEFALILHDQNKQSALAIYNAVRHAIEQTIMEYDNMTMSITVSIGITQVQTSDLYPEQLLKRADKALYAAKSNGRNLINCDSAGQKLVG, encoded by the coding sequence ATGCCTGCAGAAAGAAAGTTTGACCCTTTAACGCTGTCCGAATTTGAAAAAGGATACCACATCAATTTGCCTGCCGAATTTATTCACGCATTATCGGCGGCACCTTCACTTCAGGAAGTTCTCGATACCGTTTCGCAGTGGATACACAGATTATTTGACGCCGAGCGCGCCAGCATCACTTTGCAAGATGGCAGTGAATATTTAAAGCTCTACTCTATCAGTGGCAATAAAGCGATTCCGCTCGATTTTCCGGTGCCTATCGCGCAAACCTTCGTCGGTCGTGCGTTTTCTGAGAGAACACTGATCATCTGTGACGATTTGGCGCAATCCGATGAGTTAGATTGCATCATGCTCAGCCAGTTCGGGATGAAAACTTGTATGGATGCGCCATTACTGTGTGGAAATCAATGTTTAGGCACGTTGAATGTAGCACACAATCAAACCAGCTATTATTCCGAAACCGAGGCACTTGAACTGCAATGCTTGGCAAACTGGATTGCACTGAACATTAACCTGCGTCTGCAGGTCATGGAGCTTAACCAGTTAGCCTCTACGGACCATCTGACTAGTGCTCCTAACCGCCGCGTATTTACCAAAGAAATTCAGCACGCGTTAGCACAGTTCCACTCGGATGGTGCGTCCTTCTTTTTAGGATTGATGGATATTGATCATTTTAAGATACTCAACGATCAATATGGTCATAACGCCGGCGATTACGTACTCAAACAAGTGGTCGGAATATCATCTGCCTTACTGGGTTCAGACGGGCATCTATCACGCATTGGAGGCGAAGAATTCGCCCTGATACTGCACGATCAGAACAAACAAAGCGCATTGGCTATCTACAATGCCGTTCGTCATGCCATAGAACAGACCATTATGGAGTATGACAACATGACGATGTCTATCACTGTCAGTATTGGTATCACGCAAGTTCAAACCAGCGATCTCTATCCTGAGCAACTACTGAAAAGAGCGGACAAGGCGTTGTATGCGGCGAAATCAAATGGCCGTAACCTCATCAACTGCGACAGCGCAGGACAGAAGCTGGTCGGATAG
- a CDS encoding 5-methyltetrahydropteroyltriglutamate--homocysteine S-methyltransferase gives MALRPPFRTDTVGSYLRPAFLHQARRDYAQGKIDRSQLTQVEDAAILELVAQQKATGIQAITDGEFRRGFWHIDFLENLHGIEGYTPDAGYNQKFHGKAAPAYNIRAIGRIAFNPEHPFLEHFDFLLNAVGEDEHYVAKATIPSPTMILRQEILANDGSSRIHNIYPDLELFYQDLAQTYRDAIQAFYARGCRYLQFDDTNWAFLVDAEKRSGLEAKGINPDEIAQICTRIINEALRDKPDDLVVTTHICRGNHASSWLFSGGYEPVAKALFATHYDGFFLEYDSERSGDFAPLRHWSNTQSQIVLGLITSKFPELEDAAQVKARIDEASQYVPLENLCISPQCGFASTEEGNKLTVEEQWAKVQFLKQIERQVWS, from the coding sequence ATGGCTTTACGTCCTCCTTTTCGCACTGACACCGTAGGCAGCTATCTGCGCCCGGCTTTTCTCCATCAGGCACGCCGTGATTACGCTCAAGGGAAAATAGACCGTTCTCAGCTCACTCAGGTTGAAGACGCAGCCATTCTCGAATTGGTAGCGCAACAAAAGGCAACAGGCATCCAGGCCATCACTGACGGTGAATTTCGCCGCGGTTTCTGGCACATCGACTTTTTGGAAAATCTGCACGGAATCGAAGGTTATACACCTGATGCCGGCTACAATCAGAAATTTCATGGCAAAGCCGCACCGGCTTACAATATTCGTGCGATCGGTCGTATCGCTTTTAACCCTGAGCATCCATTTCTGGAACACTTTGATTTCCTGCTCAATGCAGTAGGTGAAGATGAACACTACGTCGCCAAAGCAACCATTCCCAGTCCGACAATGATTCTCCGTCAGGAAATTCTCGCTAACGATGGTTCATCACGTATTCACAATATCTACCCGGATCTAGAGCTGTTCTACCAAGACTTAGCGCAAACGTATCGTGATGCCATTCAAGCGTTCTACGCCCGAGGTTGCCGCTATTTGCAATTCGATGATACGAACTGGGCGTTTTTGGTCGATGCAGAGAAACGCAGCGGCCTTGAAGCGAAAGGAATCAATCCAGATGAAATCGCTCAAATTTGTACACGAATCATCAATGAAGCTTTGCGCGATAAACCTGATGACTTGGTGGTTACTACACACATCTGCCGCGGCAACCACGCGTCGTCCTGGTTGTTTTCCGGTGGTTATGAACCTGTAGCTAAAGCTCTGTTTGCCACTCACTACGATGGCTTTTTCCTGGAATACGATTCCGAACGTTCTGGTGACTTTGCTCCCCTGCGTCATTGGTCCAATACACAAAGCCAAATTGTGCTCGGCTTGATTACCTCAAAATTCCCTGAACTGGAAGATGCCGCTCAAGTCAAAGCGCGTATTGACGAAGCATCGCAATACGTTCCACTTGAAAACCTGTGTATCAGCCCACAATGCGGCTTCGCCTCCACTGAAGAAGGCAATAAGCTTACCGTTGAGGAGCAATGGGCCAAGGTCCAATTTCTCAAACAGATTGAGCGGCAAGTCTGGTCGTAA
- the cspE gene encoding transcription antiterminator/RNA stability regulator CspE, whose protein sequence is MSNKSTGSVKWFNETKGFGFITQDNGGKDVFVHFASIVSEGFKTLAEGQRVSFDVEQGKKGPQAANVVAL, encoded by the coding sequence ATGTCTAACAAATCGACTGGTTCTGTAAAATGGTTCAACGAAACTAAAGGTTTTGGTTTCATCACTCAAGACAACGGCGGCAAAGATGTATTCGTACACTTCGCTTCAATCGTTTCTGAAGGTTTCAAAACTCTGGCTGAAGGCCAGCGTGTAAGCTTCGACGTTGAGCAGGGCAAAAAAGGCCCACAAGCTGCAAACGTAGTAGCACTATAA